A window of Corallococcus macrosporus DSM 14697 contains these coding sequences:
- a CDS encoding thioredoxin domain-containing protein translates to MAGQTVELTQANFERITQAPGVCVVDFWAEWCGPCRAFAPTFEAAAKQFPSITFGKLDTEAQEAVSGRMEIQSIPTLVAFKDGVEVRRVSGAMSAAAFATWLGKLDSVDLDVEQQRAANRKLTAEGTPPPGVPPHAAWDDGDQEWCFGDTDEDGEKHGPWKYWRADGTLCNECIFVHGKPHGPFKRFHESGEVSQDGAFEQGELHGPRTWYASDQFTTERMHENGVSEKVRRTVMVYAHGRVTQVVHYDGAGERVVPSTGEPYPTRPANLPEKAEYREDQDQWALVSLNAAGERHGLCRFWDREGQLLWEAEFREGSRHGRYHSRAADEYADARVRFDEGALEDDFACGTWKLLDADGHAVITRDLGVAQDHETLDASEVFSNLPRSAEAWRVFAEQARADRRHREALVAMARASAVSLDVGPLKAWLEALTLPRSEASAREHAEGVVNSAGDERAALADALMRGAEAAAVFRGLAVLHDQQDRPRAALDFILAAMLLAPERPAYLFTRSLILANLGLGEQMQKDAEALAPFEPDSWKFLSAYGRVLFPRFEFWAGQAPAHCTFDEVPEGPTKALDAVQAVVRKYATRLQLLREEVLSRFKPGANVPWLPPDVSALLPDGPVALEQTEVEDADGDAVEVDETLSLKGMGLPALSRTVRGDWSALVWLLWACGEQSLRMPEALVPPADFGQAAGQATQRLWQCRNRRARGRLDPDLPTFDFEGVALQELHPNLAGIAEEQYAETQAMFFWLTDADHVSPWQANLRG, encoded by the coding sequence GTGGCAGGACAGACGGTCGAATTGACCCAGGCGAACTTCGAGCGCATCACCCAGGCGCCGGGCGTCTGCGTGGTGGACTTCTGGGCGGAGTGGTGTGGCCCCTGCCGCGCCTTCGCGCCGACCTTCGAGGCCGCCGCGAAGCAGTTCCCGAGCATCACCTTCGGCAAGCTCGACACGGAGGCGCAGGAGGCGGTCTCCGGCCGGATGGAGATTCAATCCATCCCCACGCTGGTGGCCTTCAAGGATGGCGTCGAGGTCCGGCGGGTGTCGGGCGCGATGTCGGCCGCGGCGTTCGCGACCTGGCTGGGCAAGCTGGATTCGGTGGACCTGGACGTCGAGCAGCAGCGGGCCGCGAACCGCAAGCTGACGGCGGAGGGCACGCCGCCGCCCGGCGTCCCGCCCCACGCGGCGTGGGATGACGGGGACCAGGAGTGGTGCTTCGGTGACACCGACGAGGATGGGGAGAAGCACGGCCCCTGGAAGTACTGGCGCGCCGACGGGACGCTCTGCAACGAGTGCATCTTCGTCCACGGCAAGCCCCACGGGCCCTTCAAGCGCTTCCATGAGAGCGGCGAGGTGTCGCAGGACGGCGCCTTCGAGCAGGGCGAGCTGCACGGCCCGCGCACCTGGTACGCGTCCGACCAGTTCACCACCGAGCGGATGCATGAGAATGGCGTCAGCGAGAAGGTCCGTCGCACGGTGATGGTCTACGCGCACGGCCGCGTGACGCAGGTGGTGCACTACGACGGCGCCGGTGAGCGGGTGGTTCCCTCCACGGGCGAGCCCTACCCCACGCGCCCCGCGAACCTGCCGGAGAAGGCCGAGTACCGCGAGGACCAGGACCAGTGGGCGCTGGTGTCGCTCAACGCGGCGGGGGAGCGCCATGGCCTGTGCCGCTTCTGGGACCGGGAGGGGCAGCTCCTCTGGGAGGCCGAGTTCCGCGAGGGGAGCCGGCATGGGCGCTATCACTCGCGCGCGGCGGACGAGTACGCCGACGCCCGGGTGCGCTTCGACGAAGGGGCGCTGGAGGACGACTTCGCGTGCGGCACGTGGAAGCTGCTGGACGCGGATGGCCACGCCGTCATCACCCGGGACCTGGGGGTTGCCCAGGACCACGAGACGCTCGATGCCTCGGAGGTGTTCTCCAACCTGCCGAGGAGCGCCGAGGCCTGGCGTGTGTTCGCGGAGCAGGCGCGGGCGGACCGGCGGCACCGGGAGGCGCTGGTGGCCATGGCCCGGGCGAGCGCCGTGTCCCTGGACGTGGGGCCGCTGAAGGCGTGGCTGGAGGCGCTCACCTTGCCTCGGTCGGAGGCGAGCGCGCGCGAGCACGCCGAGGGCGTGGTGAACAGCGCGGGGGACGAGCGGGCGGCGCTGGCGGATGCGCTGATGCGGGGCGCGGAGGCCGCGGCCGTGTTCCGGGGGCTGGCGGTGCTGCACGACCAGCAGGACCGGCCCCGGGCGGCGTTGGACTTCATCCTGGCCGCGATGCTGCTGGCACCGGAGCGCCCCGCGTACCTGTTCACCCGGAGCCTCATCCTGGCGAACCTGGGGCTGGGCGAGCAGATGCAGAAGGACGCGGAGGCGCTCGCGCCCTTCGAGCCGGATTCGTGGAAGTTCCTTTCGGCCTACGGCCGGGTGCTGTTCCCGCGCTTCGAGTTCTGGGCGGGACAAGCGCCCGCGCACTGCACGTTCGACGAGGTGCCCGAGGGGCCCACGAAGGCGCTGGACGCGGTGCAGGCCGTGGTGCGCAAGTACGCCACGCGGCTCCAGTTGCTGCGTGAGGAGGTTCTGTCCCGCTTCAAGCCTGGCGCGAATGTGCCCTGGCTGCCGCCCGATGTGTCGGCCCTGCTGCCGGACGGGCCCGTCGCGCTGGAGCAGACCGAGGTCGAGGACGCGGACGGTGACGCGGTGGAGGTCGACGAGACGCTGTCCCTGAAGGGGATGGGGCTGCCGGCCCTGTCTCGCACGGTCCGCGGGGACTGGAGCGCGCTCGTCTGGCTGCTGTGGGCCTGCGGGGAGCAGTCGCTGCGGATGCCGGAGGCGCTGGTGCCACCGGCGGACTTCGGTCAGGCCGCGGGGCAGGCGACGCAGCGGCTGTGGCAGTGCCGCAACCGGCGGGCCCGTGGCCGGCTCGACCCGGATCTGCCAACGTTCGACTTCGAAGGCGTGGCCCTCCAGGAGCTGCATCCCAACCTGGCGGGGATTGCCGAGGAGCAGTACGCGGAGACGCAGGCGATGTTCTTCTGGCTGACCGATGCGGACCACGTGTCTCCGTGGCAGGCCAATCTGAGGGGGTAG
- a CDS encoding FHA domain-containing protein, translating to MKRIRQTIEVSEPLWRALELMSRDMGVDQDALVAQALFQLARQNGYVSPTVVPLGGEAQGDAGVATAVAPVAQAGAPVAVAPGVAVPSVVVPVDSAMSPVVSERGAPVVAEAPAPVVPPVASFSADEPTEDPTTESGATSVPQVGASVPSTEMVLARMQEILSEVEASVQPSEGLPEASDDDADEDSDDSDEEASDAADEDSDDDEEASDAASDEDRDDAADEEASADEDSDVEASGDSEPAAGANAANDARRLNADVSSEDIAEELAALGIVDAPTDAALPEAPVATPVAARPLVARPTPKIRLPDEAATILEDQSAEATNIVKAPAPLEVFVQWAEGTPVAISTERFTIGRGPRCNLVVRSERVSREHAVVTRVGDEVFIEDLNSSNGTWLNNERITRHQVSDGDEYMLGTEAVSFTMRPAGG from the coding sequence ATGAAGCGGATTCGTCAGACGATTGAGGTCTCCGAGCCCCTGTGGCGGGCGCTGGAGTTGATGAGCCGCGACATGGGCGTGGACCAGGATGCGCTGGTGGCGCAGGCCCTGTTCCAGCTCGCGCGTCAGAATGGCTACGTGTCCCCCACGGTGGTGCCGCTGGGCGGGGAGGCGCAGGGGGACGCAGGTGTCGCGACGGCCGTGGCGCCCGTGGCTCAGGCCGGCGCGCCCGTGGCGGTGGCGCCGGGCGTGGCCGTGCCTTCGGTTGTCGTGCCGGTGGATTCGGCAATGTCGCCTGTCGTGTCCGAGAGGGGGGCACCGGTGGTGGCGGAGGCCCCGGCCCCGGTTGTCCCGCCCGTGGCCAGCTTCTCTGCCGACGAGCCGACGGAGGACCCCACGACGGAGTCTGGCGCCACCTCGGTGCCGCAGGTCGGAGCGTCGGTACCGTCCACTGAGATGGTGCTCGCGCGGATGCAGGAGATTCTCTCGGAGGTCGAGGCGTCTGTGCAGCCGTCTGAGGGACTGCCCGAGGCGTCCGACGACGACGCGGATGAGGATTCCGACGACTCCGATGAGGAAGCGTCCGACGCCGCGGATGAGGATTCCGACGACGACGAAGAGGCTTCCGACGCCGCGTCGGATGAGGACCGGGACGACGCCGCGGACGAAGAGGCGTCGGCGGACGAGGATTCGGATGTCGAGGCCTCAGGCGATTCGGAGCCCGCGGCCGGGGCCAACGCCGCGAACGATGCGCGTCGTCTGAATGCCGACGTCTCCAGTGAGGACATCGCCGAGGAACTCGCGGCGCTGGGCATCGTGGATGCCCCCACGGATGCGGCCCTGCCGGAGGCGCCCGTGGCGACGCCGGTCGCGGCGCGTCCCCTGGTCGCTCGGCCGACCCCGAAGATCCGGCTGCCTGACGAAGCCGCGACGATTCTGGAGGACCAGTCGGCGGAGGCCACCAACATCGTGAAGGCACCGGCGCCGCTGGAGGTCTTCGTCCAGTGGGCGGAGGGCACGCCGGTGGCCATCTCCACGGAGCGCTTCACGATTGGCCGGGGCCCGCGCTGCAACCTCGTCGTACGGTCGGAGCGCGTCTCGCGCGAGCACGCCGTGGTCACCCGCGTGGGGGATGAGGTCTTCATCGAGGACCTCAACTCGTCGAACGGGACGTGGCTCAACAACGAGCGCATCACCCGGCATCAGGTGTCTGACGGGGACGAGTACATGCTCGGCACCGAGGCCGTGTCCTTCACGATGCGTCCCGCGGGTGGGTGA
- the ybaL gene encoding YbaL family putative K(+) efflux transporter, with product MPHDTTLIATIAVGLGLAFVGGFVARWLKLPPLVGYLLAGVAVGPFTPGFVADGGLAGQLAEIGVILLMFGVGIHFSIKDLLAVRNIAVPGAIVQIGVATVMGTAVAHWWGWSLGAGLVFGLALSTASTVVLLRALEERGVLDSVNGRIAVGWLIVEDLAMVLALVLLPALGNVLGGADTQAPAAEAGGASLMWTLALTLGKVCLFVALMVVAGKRLVPWLLSQAAKTGSRELFTLSVLAVALGIAFGAAALFGVSFALGAFFAGVVVSESELSHRVAEDSLPLQDAFAVLFFVSVGMLFDPMVLVRQPLQVLAVLAIIVLGKSLAAFLIVLAFRYPVNTALTVSASLAQIGEFSFILVGLGVALGLLPKEGQSLVLSGALLSITLNPLVFKAIDPVLAWLRRNPRFAVRMDSDEDELSDLPIGMGDVELREHAVLIGYGRVGGMIGQSLTERKIPFVVVEQNREYVERLREEGVPAIYGDAAVPGILEHAHLDTASILIVATPDALQAREIVEQVKGVKPSLPAVVRTHGDEERVYLESLGVDRVVMGEHALARSMLDYVLERLSALKAQPLLPAPADAVVP from the coding sequence GTGCCTCACGACACCACGCTCATCGCCACCATCGCAGTTGGACTCGGACTGGCCTTCGTCGGTGGGTTCGTCGCTCGATGGCTGAAGCTGCCACCTTTGGTGGGCTATCTCCTGGCGGGTGTGGCCGTGGGGCCGTTCACGCCGGGCTTCGTCGCGGATGGCGGGCTCGCCGGACAGTTGGCGGAGATTGGCGTCATCCTGCTGATGTTCGGCGTGGGGATTCACTTCTCCATCAAGGACCTGCTGGCCGTGCGCAACATCGCGGTGCCGGGCGCCATCGTCCAGATTGGCGTGGCGACCGTGATGGGCACCGCGGTCGCCCACTGGTGGGGCTGGAGCCTGGGGGCGGGGCTGGTGTTCGGCCTGGCGCTGTCCACGGCCAGTACGGTGGTGCTGCTGCGCGCCCTGGAGGAGCGGGGCGTCCTGGACTCGGTGAATGGCCGCATCGCGGTCGGCTGGCTGATTGTCGAGGACCTGGCGATGGTGCTCGCCCTGGTCCTGCTCCCCGCGCTGGGCAACGTCCTGGGCGGCGCGGACACGCAGGCGCCCGCGGCGGAGGCCGGTGGCGCCAGCCTCATGTGGACCCTGGCGCTCACCCTGGGGAAGGTCTGCCTCTTCGTGGCGCTGATGGTCGTCGCCGGCAAGCGGCTGGTGCCGTGGCTGTTGTCCCAGGCGGCCAAGACGGGCTCGCGCGAGCTGTTCACCCTGTCGGTGCTGGCGGTGGCGCTGGGCATCGCCTTCGGCGCCGCCGCGCTCTTCGGCGTCTCCTTCGCGCTGGGGGCCTTCTTCGCGGGCGTGGTGGTGAGTGAGTCGGAGCTCAGCCACCGCGTGGCGGAGGACTCGCTCCCGCTCCAGGACGCGTTCGCGGTGCTGTTCTTCGTGTCCGTGGGCATGCTCTTCGACCCCATGGTGCTGGTGCGGCAGCCGCTCCAGGTCCTGGCCGTGCTGGCCATCATCGTCCTGGGCAAGTCGCTGGCCGCCTTCCTCATCGTGCTGGCGTTCCGCTACCCGGTGAACACGGCCCTCACGGTGTCCGCGAGCCTGGCGCAGATTGGGGAGTTCTCGTTCATCCTGGTGGGCCTGGGCGTGGCGCTCGGCCTGCTGCCCAAGGAAGGGCAGAGCCTGGTGCTGTCGGGGGCCCTGCTGTCCATCACCCTCAACCCGCTCGTCTTCAAGGCCATTGACCCGGTGCTGGCGTGGCTGCGCCGCAACCCACGCTTCGCCGTCCGGATGGATTCGGATGAAGACGAGCTGTCCGACCTGCCCATTGGCATGGGCGACGTGGAGCTGCGCGAGCACGCGGTGCTGATTGGCTATGGCCGCGTGGGTGGCATGATTGGCCAGAGCCTCACGGAGCGGAAGATTCCCTTCGTGGTCGTGGAGCAGAACCGCGAGTACGTGGAGCGGCTCCGGGAGGAGGGCGTGCCCGCCATCTACGGTGACGCGGCGGTGCCCGGCATCCTGGAGCACGCGCACCTGGACACGGCCTCCATCCTCATCGTCGCCACGCCGGATGCCTTGCAGGCGCGTGAAATCGTGGAGCAGGTCAAGGGCGTCAAGCCCTCACTGCCCGCCGTGGTGCGGACCCACGGCGACGAGGAGCGCGTCTACCTGGAGTCGCTGGGCGTGGACCGGGTGGTGATGGGCGAGCACGCGCTGGCGCGCAGCATGTTGGACTACGTCCTGGAGCGGCTGTCCGCGCTGAAGGCGCAGCCCCTGCTGCCAGCACCCGCGGACGCCGTGGTGCCCTGA
- a CDS encoding tetratricopeptide repeat protein produces the protein MRAPLPLALLLLLALAGTSATAAEHAAPTLDSLADGAVLLDGLGTQERKVTTASPQAQVWFNQGLRLTYGFNHDEAARSFAQAARVDPTCAMCFWGVALVLGPNYNMPMLAENAPAAWDALQRARQLAPRTTSVEQALITALTQRYPGPEALPPEKMAPFNEAYAAAMAAVAARFPEDLDVQTLHAEALMDRNPWKLWSPEGAPAPGTEQIVATLESVLARDPNHLGANHYYIHAVEASPRPEKAEASADRLGALAPKAGHIVHMPAHIYQRVGRYADASESNRKAAAADLAYQQQAKPRGHVYPMYTSHNFGFLAYSASMEGRKQETLEAARASAKHFPPELLAMMPGMDFFTAQPLFAMVRFGDWERLLAQPRPDAKYPVQTGLWLHAHGMALAATGQLEQARADLAELKRLARTVPPTMAANLNTARDVLGVAVRVLEARVAQAEGRPQALALWEEAVTAADRLSYAEPADWFYPVRHYQGAALLDAGRFQEAEAVYREDLKRNPKNGWALFGLAQSLEGQGRQEDAARTRAAFETAWARSDFPLTTTAP, from the coding sequence ATGCGTGCTCCCCTGCCCCTCGCCCTGCTGTTGCTCCTGGCGCTCGCAGGCACGTCCGCCACCGCCGCGGAGCACGCGGCCCCCACCCTGGACTCCCTGGCCGACGGCGCCGTGCTGCTGGACGGGCTGGGGACCCAGGAACGCAAGGTCACCACGGCCTCACCCCAGGCCCAGGTCTGGTTCAACCAGGGCCTGCGGCTGACGTATGGCTTCAACCACGACGAGGCCGCTCGCTCGTTCGCCCAGGCCGCGCGCGTGGACCCCACCTGCGCCATGTGCTTCTGGGGCGTCGCCCTGGTGCTCGGCCCCAACTACAACATGCCCATGCTGGCGGAGAATGCGCCCGCCGCCTGGGACGCGCTCCAGCGCGCCCGGCAGCTCGCCCCTCGCACGACGTCCGTGGAGCAGGCACTCATCACCGCGCTCACCCAGCGCTACCCCGGCCCCGAGGCGCTGCCGCCGGAGAAGATGGCGCCCTTCAACGAGGCCTACGCCGCCGCCATGGCGGCGGTGGCCGCGCGCTTCCCCGAGGACCTGGACGTGCAGACGCTCCACGCCGAGGCGCTCATGGACCGCAACCCCTGGAAGCTGTGGTCGCCCGAAGGAGCCCCGGCCCCTGGCACGGAGCAGATTGTCGCCACGCTGGAGTCCGTGCTCGCCCGGGACCCCAACCACCTGGGCGCGAACCACTACTACATCCACGCGGTGGAGGCCTCGCCGCGGCCGGAGAAGGCGGAGGCGTCCGCGGACCGGCTCGGCGCGCTGGCGCCCAAGGCGGGGCACATCGTCCACATGCCAGCCCACATCTATCAACGCGTGGGGCGCTACGCGGATGCCTCGGAGAGCAACCGGAAGGCCGCGGCGGCGGACCTGGCCTACCAGCAGCAGGCGAAGCCGCGTGGCCACGTCTACCCCATGTACACCTCCCACAACTTCGGCTTCCTCGCGTACTCGGCGTCCATGGAGGGGCGGAAGCAGGAGACGCTGGAGGCGGCCCGGGCCTCCGCGAAGCACTTCCCGCCGGAGCTGCTCGCGATGATGCCCGGCATGGACTTCTTCACGGCCCAGCCACTCTTCGCCATGGTGCGCTTCGGCGACTGGGAGCGCCTGCTCGCGCAGCCTCGTCCGGACGCGAAGTACCCTGTCCAGACGGGCCTCTGGCTCCACGCGCACGGCATGGCGTTGGCGGCCACGGGGCAGTTGGAGCAGGCCCGCGCGGACCTGGCCGAGCTGAAGCGGCTGGCCCGCACGGTGCCCCCGACGATGGCCGCGAACCTCAACACCGCGCGCGACGTGCTGGGCGTCGCGGTGCGCGTCCTGGAGGCCCGCGTGGCCCAGGCAGAGGGCCGGCCCCAGGCGCTGGCGCTGTGGGAGGAAGCCGTCACCGCCGCGGACCGGCTCTCCTACGCCGAGCCCGCGGACTGGTTCTATCCGGTGCGTCACTACCAGGGCGCCGCGCTGCTGGACGCCGGGCGGTTCCAGGAAGCGGAGGCCGTCTACCGCGAGGACCTGAAGCGCAACCCGAAGAATGGCTGGGCCCTGTTCGGCCTGGCGCAGTCGCTCGAAGGCCAGGGACGCCAGGAGGACGCGGCCCGCACCCGCGCCGCCTTCGAGACGGCCTGGGCGCGCTCGGACTTTCCGCTCACGACGACCGCGCCCTGA
- a CDS encoding DEAD/DEAH box helicase — MSATAELLDAVREEARPDTWSAGAGLARAGAVSVQSVDEEEAVLRVRVPSRPAPVRTVLYLDEAIWECDCRGRVDPCEHVVAAALILHQHATARRAPAQRPGATTVARPGAAAAGAPKPERMVYRFKRVDGGLQLERLVVRPDNTARLLARSLASLLTNPVEAARIQTQPCDLLADKLLLKPTRGPLPPERLGALLRVLEPARTVLFDGALVSVTSEPLMPRVTVEDRGEHTVLKVEKDPRLTEVVSPGIALCSGTLCPLGEQGLTGAWLEKLPQERAFAPHQMGDLTGKVLPDFAKRMPVDVRSQRLPPIDRTLKPRISLELNQLDTGLSVLPTLVYGSPPSVRIDSGRMVYLKGAAPVRDEAAEQLLIHQLRDELNMAPGRRVTVQGKEAVQLADKLRRWRGGLTGDGAAVVTNPNVKLRPVLQVESDAGAAGVPHVGFSFDFQVEGEDRESPRSVDAAAVLRAWEEGLGLVPLEGGGWAPLPAEWLKSHGQRVADLLSARGRDGRLANHAAPQLNDLCEALEHPSPPALERLAPLVKGFEKLPEPQLPEDLTATLRPYQLQGVGWLTFLRQAGLGGVLADDMGLGKTLQTLCALGPGTLVVAPTSVLPNWEAEVKRFRPSLKVSVYHGPGRALDASADVTLTTYALMRLDAEVLGARQWNTVVLDEAQAIKNPDSQVARAAYGLQADFKLALSGTPIENRLDELWSLMHFTNQGLLGGRKDFEERWARPVADNHKGAAERLRARIRPFIMRRLKRDVAPELPPRTDAVRHVTLTERERAVYDAVYSATREEVVSQLEAGGSVLKALEALLRLRQAACHPALVPGQQAKTSSKVQALVEALGTAVEDGHKALVFSQWTSMLDLIEPALQEAGIGFIRLDGSTGNRGAVAASFQDPKGPPVMLISLKAGATGLNLTAADHVFLVDPWWNPSVEAQAADRAHRIGQQRPVMVYRLVSQGTVEEKILTLQAKKRELFEAALGGGSGATAMTRADLMQLLE, encoded by the coding sequence ATGTCTGCGACCGCGGAGCTGCTCGATGCCGTCCGGGAGGAAGCGCGCCCGGACACCTGGTCTGCCGGCGCGGGCCTCGCTCGCGCGGGCGCCGTCTCGGTGCAGTCCGTGGATGAGGAAGAGGCCGTGCTGCGGGTTCGCGTCCCCAGCCGGCCCGCCCCCGTGAGGACGGTGCTCTACCTGGATGAAGCCATCTGGGAGTGCGACTGCCGCGGCCGGGTGGACCCCTGCGAGCACGTCGTCGCCGCTGCGCTCATCCTCCACCAGCATGCGACGGCGCGGCGGGCGCCCGCTCAGCGCCCGGGTGCGACCACCGTCGCCAGGCCCGGTGCCGCCGCGGCGGGAGCGCCGAAGCCGGAGCGCATGGTGTACCGCTTCAAGCGCGTGGACGGCGGGCTTCAGTTGGAGCGGCTGGTGGTGCGGCCGGACAACACCGCGCGGCTGCTGGCGCGCAGCCTGGCCTCCCTGCTCACCAACCCCGTGGAGGCCGCCCGCATCCAGACGCAGCCCTGCGACCTGCTCGCGGACAAGCTGCTGCTGAAGCCCACGCGAGGCCCACTGCCACCAGAGCGGCTCGGCGCGCTGCTGCGCGTCCTGGAGCCCGCGCGCACCGTGCTCTTCGACGGCGCCCTGGTGTCGGTGACGAGCGAGCCCCTCATGCCCCGCGTCACGGTGGAGGACCGGGGTGAGCACACCGTGCTCAAGGTGGAGAAGGACCCGCGCCTCACCGAGGTGGTGAGCCCGGGCATCGCGCTGTGCAGCGGCACGCTCTGCCCCCTGGGGGAGCAGGGCCTCACGGGCGCCTGGCTGGAGAAGCTGCCGCAGGAGCGCGCCTTCGCGCCCCACCAGATGGGGGACCTGACGGGGAAGGTGCTGCCGGACTTCGCGAAGCGCATGCCGGTGGACGTGCGGAGCCAGCGGCTGCCGCCCATCGACCGCACGCTGAAGCCTCGCATCTCCCTGGAGCTGAACCAGCTCGACACGGGCCTCTCCGTGCTGCCCACGCTGGTGTACGGCTCGCCGCCCTCCGTCCGCATCGACAGCGGACGCATGGTGTACCTGAAGGGCGCCGCGCCGGTGCGCGATGAAGCCGCCGAGCAGCTCCTCATCCATCAGCTCCGTGACGAGCTGAACATGGCGCCCGGCCGCCGCGTGACGGTGCAGGGCAAGGAGGCCGTCCAGCTCGCCGACAAGCTGCGGCGCTGGCGCGGAGGCCTCACGGGTGATGGCGCGGCCGTGGTGACGAACCCCAACGTGAAGCTCCGCCCGGTGCTCCAGGTGGAGTCGGACGCCGGGGCCGCGGGCGTGCCACACGTGGGCTTCTCCTTCGACTTCCAGGTGGAGGGCGAGGACCGGGAGTCGCCTCGCTCCGTGGACGCGGCGGCGGTCCTCCGCGCGTGGGAGGAAGGGCTCGGGCTGGTGCCGCTGGAGGGTGGCGGCTGGGCGCCCCTGCCCGCGGAGTGGCTGAAGTCCCATGGCCAGCGCGTGGCGGACCTGCTGTCCGCGCGAGGCCGGGATGGGCGGCTCGCCAATCACGCCGCCCCGCAGCTCAACGACCTGTGTGAAGCCTTGGAGCACCCTTCCCCGCCCGCCCTGGAGCGGCTGGCGCCCCTGGTGAAGGGCTTCGAGAAGCTCCCCGAGCCGCAGCTACCCGAAGACCTCACGGCGACGCTGCGCCCGTATCAGCTCCAGGGCGTGGGCTGGCTCACGTTCCTGCGGCAGGCGGGCCTGGGCGGCGTGCTCGCGGACGACATGGGTCTGGGCAAGACGCTGCAGACCCTCTGCGCGCTGGGCCCGGGCACGCTGGTGGTGGCGCCCACCAGCGTGCTGCCCAACTGGGAGGCGGAGGTGAAGCGCTTCCGGCCTTCGTTGAAGGTGTCCGTGTACCACGGCCCCGGGCGCGCGCTGGATGCGTCCGCCGACGTGACGCTGACGACGTATGCCCTGATGCGCCTGGACGCGGAGGTCCTGGGCGCGCGGCAGTGGAACACCGTCGTGCTGGACGAGGCCCAGGCCATCAAGAACCCGGACAGCCAGGTGGCGCGGGCCGCGTATGGCTTGCAGGCGGACTTCAAGCTGGCGCTGAGCGGCACGCCCATCGAGAACCGGCTGGATGAGCTCTGGAGCCTGATGCACTTCACCAACCAGGGCTTGCTGGGTGGGCGAAAGGACTTCGAGGAGCGCTGGGCGCGCCCGGTGGCGGACAACCACAAGGGCGCGGCGGAGCGGCTGCGAGCGCGCATCCGGCCCTTCATCATGCGCAGGCTCAAGCGGGACGTGGCGCCGGAGCTCCCGCCGCGCACGGACGCCGTGCGGCACGTGACGCTCACGGAGCGGGAGCGCGCCGTCTACGACGCCGTCTATTCGGCGACGCGTGAGGAAGTGGTGTCGCAGCTCGAAGCGGGCGGCAGCGTGCTGAAGGCCCTGGAGGCGCTGCTGCGGCTGCGGCAGGCGGCGTGCCACCCGGCCCTCGTGCCGGGGCAGCAGGCGAAGACGTCGTCCAAGGTCCAGGCGCTGGTGGAGGCGCTGGGCACCGCGGTGGAGGACGGCCACAAGGCGCTCGTCTTCTCCCAGTGGACGTCCATGCTGGACCTCATCGAGCCCGCGCTCCAGGAGGCGGGAATCGGCTTCATCCGGCTGGATGGCAGCACGGGCAACCGCGGCGCGGTGGCGGCGTCCTTCCAGGACCCGAAGGGCCCGCCGGTGATGCTGATTTCACTCAAGGCCGGCGCCACGGGGCTCAACCTCACGGCGGCGGACCACGTCTTCCTCGTGGACCCGTGGTGGAACCCGTCCGTGGAGGCCCAGGCCGCGGACCGCGCGCACCGCATTGGCCAGCAGCGGCCCGTCATGGTGTACCGGCTGGTGTCCCAGGGGACGGTCGAGGAGAAGATCCTCACGCTCCAGGCGAAGAAGCGGGAGCTGTTCGAGGCCGCGCTCGGCGGCGGCTCCGGAGCCACCGCGATGACGCGGGCGGACCTGATGCAACTGCTTGAGTGA